Proteins found in one Paludisphaera rhizosphaerae genomic segment:
- a CDS encoding preprotein translocase subunit SecA: MANRLGVGWINQVGRLAGPTSAGRFASFAVQVQRVNALEPTFEPMTDAELREKALALRLRARQGDSLNGLLPEAFALTREAAKRTIGQRQFDVQVLGGIAIHNSCIAELETGEGKTLVATMPAVLNALPAKGVYVVTVNDYLARRDAEWMGQIYRHLGLTVGCIQTGMSDYERRRAYNCDITYGTSKEMGFDFLRDELKRLQLGDTTRKSFEQAFLGQGNHGEGEQPVQRSHNFAMVDEADSILIDEARTPLIIGANNQPTQEEASAYYGADQLALTLVRIKDYKYDPVEKKAELTAAGRRKVQARAAHPSFVMLTVDSLYEYVERALRAQIAYLRDRDYVIHDGEVVIVDEFTGRMMPGRQWQDGLHQAIQAKEKLEITLETITAARVTVQDFFKRFKKLAGMTGTITSDAAELRRIYKVGVMQIPTNRRNARVWLPDRVFSNELEKFQAVADQIVEWNRKGAPVLVGTRSIEKSEHLSALLAEAGIEHQVLNAKNHEIEAQIVAQAGQKGKVTVATNMAGRGTDIKLGEGVADLGGLHVIGTERNESLRIDRQLAGRSARQGDPGICQFFVCLGDEIVDSFGEKPANRVRLRNDGRGELTSAAWRRYFVQAQRRKERQHFKDRKLLMHYEKQRAEMRTNMGLNPVLG, translated from the coding sequence ATGGCAAACCGACTCGGCGTCGGATGGATCAACCAGGTGGGCCGACTCGCGGGGCCGACGTCGGCGGGACGCTTCGCCTCGTTCGCCGTGCAAGTCCAGCGCGTCAACGCTCTGGAGCCGACGTTCGAGCCGATGACCGACGCCGAGCTGCGAGAGAAGGCCCTCGCCCTTCGCCTTCGGGCTCGCCAGGGGGATTCGCTGAACGGGCTTCTCCCCGAGGCCTTCGCCCTGACCCGAGAGGCCGCCAAGCGGACGATCGGCCAGCGCCAGTTCGACGTCCAGGTTCTCGGCGGCATCGCGATCCACAACAGTTGCATCGCCGAGCTTGAAACGGGTGAAGGCAAGACGCTGGTCGCCACCATGCCGGCCGTGCTCAACGCCCTGCCGGCCAAGGGCGTTTACGTCGTCACCGTCAACGACTACCTCGCCCGCCGCGACGCCGAGTGGATGGGCCAGATCTACCGCCATCTGGGCCTGACCGTCGGCTGCATCCAGACCGGGATGTCCGACTACGAGCGCCGCCGGGCCTACAACTGCGACATCACCTATGGCACCAGCAAGGAGATGGGCTTCGACTTCCTCCGGGACGAGTTGAAGCGGCTCCAGTTGGGGGACACCACGCGGAAGTCCTTCGAGCAGGCGTTCCTCGGCCAGGGGAACCACGGCGAGGGGGAACAGCCCGTCCAGCGCAGCCACAACTTCGCGATGGTCGACGAGGCCGACAGCATCCTCATCGACGAGGCCCGAACCCCGCTCATCATCGGCGCCAACAACCAGCCGACTCAGGAAGAGGCCTCCGCTTACTACGGCGCCGACCAACTCGCCCTGACCCTCGTCCGGATCAAGGACTACAAGTACGATCCGGTCGAGAAGAAGGCCGAACTCACCGCCGCCGGCCGCCGCAAGGTTCAGGCCCGGGCGGCGCATCCGTCGTTCGTCATGCTGACGGTCGACAGCCTGTATGAGTACGTCGAGCGCGCCTTGCGGGCTCAGATCGCCTACCTCCGCGATCGCGACTACGTCATCCACGACGGCGAGGTCGTCATTGTCGACGAGTTCACCGGCCGTATGATGCCCGGCCGCCAGTGGCAGGACGGCCTCCACCAGGCGATCCAGGCCAAGGAAAAGCTGGAGATCACCCTGGAGACGATCACCGCCGCCCGCGTGACCGTCCAGGACTTCTTCAAGCGGTTCAAGAAGCTCGCTGGCATGACGGGCACGATCACCTCGGACGCCGCCGAACTTCGCCGGATCTACAAGGTCGGCGTGATGCAGATCCCGACCAACCGCCGCAACGCCCGCGTCTGGCTGCCGGATCGGGTCTTCTCCAACGAGCTTGAGAAGTTCCAGGCCGTCGCCGACCAGATCGTCGAGTGGAACCGCAAGGGCGCTCCGGTCCTCGTCGGCACGCGGTCGATCGAGAAGTCCGAGCACCTCAGCGCCCTGCTGGCCGAGGCGGGCATCGAGCACCAGGTGCTCAACGCCAAGAACCACGAGATCGAGGCCCAGATCGTCGCTCAGGCCGGTCAGAAGGGGAAGGTCACGGTCGCCACCAACATGGCCGGCCGCGGCACCGACATCAAGCTGGGCGAGGGCGTCGCCGATCTGGGCGGGCTCCACGTCATCGGCACCGAGCGCAACGAGTCGCTCCGGATCGACCGCCAGCTCGCCGGCCGTTCCGCCCGTCAGGGCGACCCCGGCATCTGCCAGTTCTTCGTCTGTCTGGGAGACGAGATCGTCGACTCCTTCGGCGAGAAGCCCGCCAACCGCGTCCGGCTCCGCAACGACGGCCGGGGCGAACTCACCAGCGCCGCCTGGCGCCGCTACTTCGTCCAGGCCCAACGTCGCAAGGAGCGGCAGCACTTCAAGGACCGCAAGCTCCTCATGCACTATGAGAAGCAGCGGGCCGAGATGCGCACCAACATGGGGCTCAATCCGGTCCTGGGCTGA
- a CDS encoding cell division protein FtsQ/DivIB yields the protein MEYRNRTRIVAPDGDDDGEDFPPPPRRFELARAASRLDLRKVAAASGIVVALLVVLFYAGGHALQSAVAWLHRQPQYQLPFDRIELPVPPPECFRGGAAGFLERVRKNAREPEVLPVLDVDAESLAGAFKQFPWVERVESVEFPPHSLVVRLAYRKPVVRVQAAGAVQQVLDREGCILPMEDIDTEKIGRLIAVSGRSLVAPAADRVGLIWKTADPDVDRMVIQAARLAGFLLDPSRESEAKTDPSLRITAILPDNPPNNRGLFVQTATRALILWGHGPGDEKSGEPSADEKWGMLAKQAKEGEVKLERPGDYWSFNRTGMIYTRVAPP from the coding sequence ATGGAGTACCGCAACCGGACCCGAATCGTCGCCCCTGACGGCGACGACGACGGCGAGGACTTCCCGCCCCCCCCTCGCCGATTTGAACTCGCCCGTGCCGCCAGCCGACTGGACCTCCGCAAGGTCGCCGCCGCGTCGGGGATCGTCGTCGCGTTGCTGGTCGTCCTCTTCTATGCCGGCGGGCACGCCCTCCAGTCGGCCGTCGCCTGGCTGCATCGTCAGCCCCAGTACCAGCTTCCGTTCGATCGCATCGAACTCCCCGTACCGCCGCCCGAGTGCTTTCGAGGCGGCGCGGCCGGGTTCCTGGAACGGGTCCGCAAGAACGCCCGGGAGCCGGAAGTCCTCCCCGTCCTGGACGTCGACGCCGAAAGCCTGGCCGGAGCGTTCAAGCAATTCCCCTGGGTCGAGCGGGTGGAGTCGGTTGAGTTCCCTCCCCACTCGCTGGTCGTCCGCCTGGCGTACCGCAAGCCGGTCGTCCGGGTGCAGGCGGCGGGGGCCGTTCAGCAAGTCCTCGACCGCGAGGGCTGCATCCTGCCGATGGAGGACATCGATACGGAGAAGATCGGACGGTTGATCGCCGTCTCGGGCCGCAGCCTCGTCGCCCCGGCCGCTGACCGCGTCGGCCTGATCTGGAAGACCGCCGACCCCGACGTCGACCGGATGGTGATTCAGGCCGCCCGGCTCGCCGGGTTTCTTCTGGACCCCTCCCGCGAGTCCGAAGCCAAGACTGACCCTTCGCTTCGGATCACCGCCATCCTCCCGGATAATCCCCCGAACAACCGCGGACTGTTCGTCCAGACGGCCACGCGAGCCCTGATTCTCTGGGGCCACGGACCCGGCGATGAGAAGTCCGGCGAGCCCTCGGCCGATGAGAAATGGGGCATGCTGGCGAAGCAAGCCAAGGAGGGCGAAGTCAAGTTGGAACGACCAGGGGACTACTGGTCGTTCAACCGAACCGGGATGATCTACACGCGGGTCGCCCCCCCCTGA
- a CDS encoding serine/threonine-protein kinase, which translates to MIHCPSCRHPIRIVDVLPGRFTPKCPSCHQAFALTIPEAEGNAPSVEMLKASPPPAEASEPSLEAIPTNLDAATLEPGYSRLPRGTPRFLANCLVLKLLGHGPRGKSLLARPLSLAGRVVLKVIAADRGRDAIFVERFLREALATAQLSSPHLIPIVDIGRDGSSTFTAMEYVPGASLAEELARRGKIEPRLAAAWILQAARGLSVAHEQGIWHRDIKPENLRVTPDGLVVVDDLGLETTPSLAAAESARDAAGSKGPRGKGRTVAEDAPTTRSVARVTAGSPVYMAPEQARHALIIDGRADVYSLGCTFYQLVAGRPPFVRPSATELIASHQADEVIPPQEFAPGIPPRISDVILTMVRKTPEERYPSMNVVVDVLENALGLPQGKTAAVEEEYRQAVREAAAQTIDSPSAKLRSRILMAAGGAWLAFLLLLLAMRAFRPLIVVGGFGLLTTGALAFALRSLRPSGLVDTLRHVFLGNGLRSWIASGVVAVLLLGMTIYGGFLGSLIFLGICVGALIAGFRHFVEKPYLADRDEAVARVKEPLKRLRDAGADEQRLRDALIATAGRGWEPLFAGVFGERALSAERLRALHDPTAPSGEGRRWWSGRLERLLTAVVEMRRDARLRRLFQDVEEARFEAEGVNLMTARRHSWRVSRALIAAAAEWRDEQVALRAGSLAPGATGPTISQHLRDAIEEPERVLAGREDGPGPLAQRLDSLSDRIFGRLPRLVLGAVLLAAFAYWMHTHKVVTLEQVGQAASQIGQAVKKSAENADPNALAETHVDVPNVDASQVAKPLGDDWVPGPFRSIFAANLGVAGLLLLLSAVYRSRGVGLAAYLAAAAVLFAPVIGLTSQSLAGTFAPATQAMLLGVVLLALGVVFGRR; encoded by the coding sequence GTGATCCACTGCCCGTCGTGCCGGCATCCTATCCGGATCGTGGACGTCCTCCCCGGCCGGTTCACGCCGAAGTGCCCAAGCTGTCACCAGGCGTTCGCGCTGACGATCCCGGAGGCGGAAGGGAACGCTCCGAGCGTCGAGATGCTCAAGGCGTCGCCGCCGCCCGCGGAAGCCTCTGAGCCCTCGCTGGAGGCGATCCCGACCAACCTGGACGCCGCCACGCTCGAACCCGGCTACAGCCGTCTGCCGCGCGGGACGCCGCGGTTTCTCGCCAATTGCCTGGTGCTGAAGCTCCTGGGGCACGGGCCGAGAGGCAAATCGTTGCTCGCCCGGCCGCTGTCGCTCGCGGGGAGGGTCGTGCTGAAGGTGATCGCCGCCGATCGAGGCCGCGACGCGATCTTCGTCGAACGCTTCCTGCGCGAGGCCCTGGCGACGGCCCAGCTTTCGAGCCCCCACCTGATCCCGATCGTCGACATCGGCCGCGACGGCTCCTCGACGTTCACCGCAATGGAGTACGTCCCCGGCGCCTCGCTCGCCGAGGAGTTGGCCCGGCGCGGCAAGATCGAGCCTCGTCTGGCCGCCGCGTGGATCCTCCAGGCGGCGCGAGGGCTTTCCGTCGCCCACGAACAGGGGATCTGGCACCGCGACATCAAGCCCGAGAACCTCCGAGTCACCCCCGACGGCCTAGTCGTTGTGGACGACCTTGGGCTGGAGACGACGCCGTCGCTCGCCGCGGCCGAGAGCGCCCGCGACGCCGCCGGCTCGAAGGGCCCACGCGGCAAGGGAAGGACCGTCGCCGAGGACGCTCCGACCACGCGGAGCGTCGCGCGGGTCACGGCCGGGTCGCCCGTTTACATGGCTCCGGAGCAGGCTCGCCACGCCCTCATCATCGACGGCCGCGCGGACGTCTACTCGCTGGGCTGCACGTTCTACCAGCTTGTGGCTGGCCGGCCGCCGTTCGTCCGGCCTTCGGCGACGGAGTTGATCGCCAGCCACCAGGCGGACGAGGTCATCCCGCCGCAGGAGTTCGCCCCCGGAATTCCTCCCAGGATCTCCGACGTCATCCTGACTATGGTCCGCAAGACGCCCGAGGAACGCTACCCGAGCATGAACGTCGTCGTCGACGTGCTGGAGAATGCCTTGGGGCTTCCCCAGGGGAAGACGGCGGCCGTCGAGGAAGAGTATCGCCAGGCCGTTCGCGAAGCCGCCGCGCAGACGATCGACTCTCCCTCGGCGAAACTGCGAAGCCGGATTCTGATGGCCGCCGGCGGCGCCTGGCTGGCGTTCCTGCTGCTCCTGCTCGCGATGCGAGCGTTCCGTCCCCTGATCGTCGTCGGCGGCTTCGGCCTGCTCACCACCGGAGCGCTGGCGTTCGCCCTGAGATCGCTACGGCCCTCGGGCCTCGTCGACACCCTTCGCCACGTCTTCCTGGGGAACGGGCTTCGATCGTGGATCGCCTCGGGAGTCGTCGCCGTTCTGCTGCTGGGGATGACGATCTACGGGGGGTTCCTTGGCTCCTTGATCTTCCTGGGGATCTGCGTTGGGGCGCTCATCGCGGGCTTCCGCCATTTCGTCGAGAAGCCCTACCTGGCCGACCGAGACGAGGCGGTCGCCCGAGTGAAAGAGCCTCTGAAGCGACTCCGCGACGCCGGCGCCGACGAACAGCGTCTGCGCGACGCTCTGATCGCAACGGCAGGTCGAGGCTGGGAGCCCCTCTTCGCGGGCGTCTTCGGCGAGCGAGCCCTGTCCGCCGAACGCCTCCGCGCTCTGCACGATCCGACCGCCCCCAGCGGCGAGGGCCGGCGATGGTGGTCGGGGAGGCTCGAACGGCTGCTGACGGCCGTCGTCGAGATGCGTCGCGACGCCCGGCTCCGGCGACTCTTCCAGGACGTCGAGGAGGCCAGGTTCGAGGCCGAGGGCGTGAACCTCATGACGGCCCGCCGGCACTCGTGGCGAGTCTCGCGAGCCCTGATCGCCGCAGCCGCCGAGTGGCGCGACGAGCAGGTCGCGCTCCGCGCCGGCAGCCTGGCTCCAGGTGCGACCGGACCGACGATCTCCCAGCACCTCCGCGACGCGATCGAGGAGCCCGAGCGGGTCCTCGCCGGACGCGAGGATGGCCCCGGTCCGCTGGCGCAACGGCTGGATTCACTCAGCGACCGCATCTTCGGTCGCCTCCCACGCCTGGTGCTGGGCGCGGTCCTGCTGGCGGCGTTCGCCTACTGGATGCACACGCATAAGGTCGTGACCCTGGAACAGGTCGGGCAGGCGGCGAGCCAGATCGGGCAGGCCGTCAAGAAGTCGGCCGAGAACGCCGACCCGAACGCCCTGGCCGAGACCCACGTGGACGTCCCCAACGTCGACGCCTCGCAGGTTGCGAAGCCGCTCGGCGACGACTGGGTCCCAGGTCCGTTCCGTTCGATCTTCGCCGCCAACCTGGGAGTCGCCGGACTTTTGCTGCTGCTCTCGGCCGTGTATCGCTCGCGAGGCGTGGGGCTCGCCGCGTACCTCGCCGCGGCAGCCGTGCTCTTCGCCCCGGTGATCGGCCTAACCAGCCAGAGCCTCGCCGGAACCTTCGCCCCGGCCACCCAGGCCATGCTTCTGGGCGTCGTCCTGCTGGCCCTGGGAGTCGTTTTCGGGCGGCGATGA
- a CDS encoding DUF1570 domain-containing protein, protein MDRQQTNLDLSRRQWLYQASAALVLASSGLSTSSQAADPPAAPGEDERIGKIVEKAKDAGIAPFGVSRSTHFLGVGNAPDDFRAEALEVCEGIGRVFLKQLRDRGFKIDYPTERMMVVILKDATSYGAFVGGVPMLNVGGHFDMDSDRLVVFDFRADAAPGAARTNTFALVHETTHMLSYHTGLLTLARDPGKCVSEGIAAYFEMWRPTGNAPVGRINQPRLESIRRASRQDAVEWIDTAKLLTTDALFDEEKTAEQAYGQAWLMMYHLLSSRSLWPKVVDWFGDLRAGSSDRIATLEKHLGPIAKLDDSLRRLGRELVRG, encoded by the coding sequence ATGGACCGGCAACAAACCAACCTCGATCTCTCGAGGCGGCAGTGGCTCTATCAGGCGTCCGCGGCGTTAGTTCTCGCCTCATCGGGCCTTTCGACCTCGTCCCAGGCCGCCGACCCACCGGCCGCGCCCGGGGAGGACGAGCGGATCGGCAAGATCGTGGAGAAGGCGAAGGATGCGGGGATCGCCCCATTCGGGGTTTCGCGGTCGACGCATTTTCTGGGCGTCGGCAACGCCCCGGACGACTTCCGGGCCGAAGCGCTCGAGGTCTGCGAGGGGATCGGCCGCGTCTTCCTCAAGCAGTTGCGCGATCGCGGGTTCAAGATCGACTATCCAACCGAGCGGATGATGGTCGTGATCCTGAAGGATGCGACCTCCTACGGCGCGTTCGTCGGCGGCGTGCCGATGCTGAACGTCGGCGGCCACTTCGACATGGACTCCGACCGGCTCGTGGTCTTCGACTTCCGGGCCGACGCCGCGCCGGGGGCGGCTCGCACGAACACGTTCGCACTCGTCCACGAGACGACTCACATGCTGAGCTATCACACGGGGCTTCTGACGCTCGCCCGGGATCCCGGCAAGTGCGTGAGCGAGGGGATCGCCGCGTACTTTGAGATGTGGCGGCCGACCGGCAATGCGCCCGTGGGCCGGATCAACCAACCCCGTCTGGAATCGATCCGCCGGGCCTCGCGTCAGGATGCGGTCGAGTGGATCGACACCGCCAAGCTGCTGACCACCGACGCTCTCTTCGACGAGGAGAAGACGGCCGAGCAGGCGTACGGTCAGGCCTGGTTGATGATGTACCACCTGCTGTCGTCGCGGTCGCTCTGGCCGAAGGTCGTCGACTGGTTCGGCGACCTCCGCGCGGGGAGCAGCGACCGGATCGCGACCCTGGAGAAGCACCTCGGGCCGATCGCGAAGCTCGACGACAGCCTGCGACGGCTGGGCCGGGAACTGGTTCGGGGCTGA
- a CDS encoding Gfo/Idh/MocA family protein, protein MNTVVVGYGMAGRELHSPLIRRQPALRLYGVVARKPEVRARAEAEHGVRTFESLDDALADPAVELVVLATPHDVHAEQTIQTLEAGRHCVVDKVMALTTAEADRMIEARDRSGRMLSVFHNRRWDWDFSTIRKLFEDGTIGRPLLIESAVCRFKAPQGWRGEVGASGTILHDWGAHMVDHALQLGLGPCRRVTSWLFESPWEGVDIGGHGRMILEFDHAVFQAETSRICRIDRPRWWVVGTTGGYVKYGVDPQEDALRAGDIDRADETESQQGLLSTAADADPATRDPETVRRRLPSVRSHWDGYYSNVAAHLLEGEPLAVTAEQARDVVRILEAALASSRQHKSIEDPWGS, encoded by the coding sequence ATGAATACGGTGGTGGTGGGCTACGGCATGGCGGGGCGGGAGTTGCACTCCCCTTTGATTCGACGACAGCCGGCGCTGAGGCTCTACGGCGTCGTCGCGCGTAAGCCCGAGGTCCGCGCCCGCGCCGAGGCCGAGCATGGCGTGCGAACGTTCGAAAGCCTCGATGACGCCCTGGCGGATCCGGCCGTCGAGTTGGTCGTCCTGGCGACTCCGCACGACGTCCACGCCGAGCAGACGATCCAGACGCTGGAAGCCGGTCGACACTGCGTCGTCGACAAGGTCATGGCGCTGACGACAGCCGAGGCCGACCGGATGATCGAGGCCCGCGACCGTTCAGGCCGGATGCTCTCGGTCTTCCACAACCGGCGGTGGGACTGGGATTTTTCGACCATCCGCAAGCTCTTCGAAGACGGGACGATCGGCCGGCCGCTGCTGATCGAGAGCGCCGTCTGCCGGTTCAAGGCGCCGCAAGGCTGGCGCGGCGAAGTGGGGGCGTCGGGGACGATCCTCCACGACTGGGGGGCGCACATGGTGGACCACGCCCTGCAACTGGGCCTGGGCCCCTGCCGGCGGGTGACGTCCTGGCTCTTCGAGAGCCCGTGGGAAGGCGTGGACATCGGCGGCCACGGCCGGATGATCCTGGAGTTCGACCACGCCGTCTTCCAGGCCGAGACCAGCCGGATCTGCCGGATCGACCGCCCCAGGTGGTGGGTCGTCGGGACAACGGGCGGCTACGTCAAATACGGCGTCGACCCGCAGGAGGACGCCCTCCGCGCCGGCGACATCGACCGCGCGGACGAAACCGAGAGTCAGCAAGGGCTCCTGAGCACGGCGGCCGACGCCGACCCAGCCACCCGAGATCCCGAGACGGTCCGTCGCCGACTCCCCTCGGTTCGATCGCACTGGGACGGCTATTATTCCAATGTGGCGGCGCACCTGCTCGAAGGCGAGCCTCTGGCGGTGACAGCCGAACAGGCTCGCGACGTCGTGCGTATCCTGGAAGCGGCGCTCGCATCCTCGCGCCAGCACAAGAGCATCGAAGACCCCTGGGGTTCGTGA
- the murB gene encoding UDP-N-acetylmuramate dehydrogenase gives MQHPFQEFQEFVAEDYPLAPLTWFRIGGPAAYFAKPHTVENLRAVLRRAAEANIPVKMLGGGTNVLVRDQGTDALVVHMDSPFFSDVAIEGETITAGAAVPLTALISQAARAGLAGLEVLTGIPGTVGGALRGNAGSRQGAIGPFVGGVDVLDSSFEVQQRERDDLSFVDRESNLDEPVILSARFELTREEPEAVVRRMRKIWIVKKENQPYGHQSSGLMFKNPSPDISAGALIDQAGLKGTRHGGAEVSDRHANFVIAHPGAKAEDVLHLIDQIQQRVWQQFGYELELQLQVW, from the coding sequence TTGCAGCATCCCTTTCAGGAATTCCAGGAGTTCGTCGCCGAGGACTACCCGCTGGCGCCGCTGACTTGGTTTCGCATCGGGGGGCCGGCTGCCTACTTCGCCAAGCCCCACACGGTCGAGAACCTTCGCGCCGTCTTGCGTCGAGCCGCCGAGGCCAACATCCCCGTCAAGATGCTCGGAGGGGGGACCAACGTCCTCGTCCGCGACCAGGGGACTGACGCCCTGGTCGTCCACATGGACAGCCCCTTCTTCTCCGACGTCGCCATCGAAGGTGAAACGATCACCGCCGGTGCCGCGGTGCCGCTGACCGCCCTGATTTCCCAGGCGGCGCGGGCGGGCCTGGCTGGGTTGGAAGTTCTCACCGGCATCCCCGGCACCGTCGGCGGCGCCCTTCGCGGCAACGCCGGCAGCCGCCAGGGTGCGATCGGCCCCTTCGTCGGCGGCGTCGACGTGCTTGACTCCTCCTTCGAGGTCCAGCAGCGCGAGCGCGACGACCTCAGCTTCGTCGACCGGGAATCGAACCTGGACGAGCCCGTCATCCTCTCCGCCCGGTTCGAATTGACCCGGGAGGAACCCGAGGCCGTCGTCCGTCGAATGCGGAAGATCTGGATCGTCAAGAAGGAGAACCAGCCCTACGGCCATCAGTCGTCGGGCCTCATGTTCAAGAACCCCTCGCCGGACATCTCCGCCGGCGCCCTGATCGACCAGGCCGGCCTGAAGGGGACGAGGCACGGCGGGGCCGAGGTTTCGGACCGCCACGCCAATTTCGTCATCGCCCACCCCGGCGCGAAGGCGGAAGACGTCCTCCACCTGATCGACCAGATCCAGCAGCGGGTCTGGCAGCAGTTCGGCTACGAGTTGGAACTCCAGCTCCAGGTCTGGTAG
- a CDS encoding acetyl ornithine aminotransferase family protein, with product MVALHRDEPRINGPLPGPKSEAWLERDDRVMSPSYTRTYPLVVRRAKGAMIEDMDGNRFLDFTAGIAVTNVGHSHPKVVQAIVRQSKRLIHMSGTDFYYAPQIKLAEKLAAIAPGTTPKRVFYTNSGAESIEAALKLSRKHTRRPRVVAFLRAFHGRTYGAMSLSASKPLHRQGFAPLVADIHHAVYNDLESVERLFKTVCSPEETAAIFVEPIQGEGGYIVPDANFLPGLRKICDQHGILLVVDEIQAGFGRTGKMFACEHWGVEPDILCLAKGIANGLPLGAIVAKADVMDWPPGSHASTFGGNPVACAAALESIKLLQGKYIRNAVTRGAQLTEGLKRLAAANPGLVREVRGKGLMIGMEVQSEDGKPAPGLRDQIIDSAFYRGLLLLPCGPSTVRFCPPLCLTSRQVEIGLDLLAAAVADVQTADKAGV from the coding sequence ATGGTCGCTTTGCATCGAGACGAGCCCCGGATCAATGGGCCTCTGCCCGGCCCCAAGAGCGAGGCCTGGCTTGAGCGCGACGACCGCGTGATGTCCCCGTCGTACACGCGCACTTACCCGCTGGTCGTGCGCCGGGCGAAGGGGGCGATGATCGAGGACATGGACGGCAATCGGTTCCTCGACTTCACCGCGGGGATCGCGGTGACGAACGTCGGCCACTCGCACCCGAAGGTGGTGCAGGCGATCGTCCGCCAGAGCAAGCGGCTGATCCACATGTCGGGGACCGACTTCTATTACGCTCCGCAGATCAAGCTGGCGGAGAAGCTGGCGGCGATCGCGCCGGGGACGACCCCGAAGCGCGTCTTTTACACCAACAGTGGGGCCGAGTCGATCGAGGCGGCCCTGAAGCTCTCGCGCAAGCATACGAGGCGGCCGCGCGTCGTGGCGTTCCTGCGGGCTTTCCACGGGCGGACCTACGGCGCGATGTCGCTGTCGGCGTCGAAGCCGCTCCACCGCCAGGGATTCGCCCCGCTGGTGGCCGACATCCACCACGCCGTCTACAACGACCTGGAGAGCGTCGAGCGTCTGTTCAAGACGGTCTGCTCGCCCGAGGAGACGGCGGCGATCTTCGTCGAGCCGATCCAGGGTGAGGGGGGCTACATCGTCCCTGACGCCAACTTCCTGCCGGGCCTGCGGAAAATCTGCGACCAGCACGGCATTTTGCTGGTGGTCGACGAGATCCAGGCTGGTTTCGGCCGCACCGGAAAGATGTTCGCCTGCGAGCACTGGGGCGTCGAGCCGGACATCCTTTGCCTGGCGAAGGGGATTGCCAACGGTCTGCCGCTGGGCGCAATCGTCGCCAAGGCGGACGTGATGGACTGGCCGCCGGGAAGCCATGCCTCCACCTTCGGCGGCAACCCTGTCGCCTGCGCGGCCGCGCTGGAGTCGATCAAGCTGCTTCAGGGGAAATACATTCGCAACGCCGTGACGCGTGGGGCGCAGTTGACCGAGGGGCTCAAGAGGCTGGCCGCGGCGAATCCGGGCCTCGTCCGCGAGGTTCGCGGCAAGGGGCTGATGATCGGCATGGAGGTTCAGAGCGAGGATGGCAAGCCCGCGCCGGGGCTTCGGGACCAGATCATCGACTCGGCATTCTACCGAGGACTGCTGCTGCTCCCCTGCGGCCCCAGCACCGTGCGGTTCTGCCCCCCCTTGTGCCTGACCTCGCGCCAGGTTGAAATCGGCCTGGACCTGTTGGCCGCCGCCGTGGCGGACGTGCAAACGGCCGACAAGGCGGGCGTCTAA
- a CDS encoding NAD-dependent epimerase/dehydratase family protein — protein MSERILLTGGTGFFGRRIAEALRGRGHTVVTPGRPDFNLMDAASTLRTLEQVKPTTVVHSAAYYGGLGICVAEPIQIFQRNVVMGVNLLDAASKVGVKKFMTIGSACAYAGAVNGDMKESDSWSGALHPSVEPYGFTKKVMEVGMRAYQKGCGMVGQMPIVTNLYGEHDVFGEYRSHVAAALIKKFADAVIEKKKEVVCWGTGAPVREFIYVGDAAEGTARLLDSGYTEPLNMGTGVGTTIKELSEIVARLTRFEGEIVWDKTKPDGVMRKVLDVSKMESVLNWRPPTSLEAGLAKTIKWYMANKAEADARN, from the coding sequence ATGTCTGAGCGCATCTTGCTGACCGGTGGAACCGGCTTCTTCGGCCGCCGCATCGCCGAGGCCCTTCGCGGCCGAGGCCACACCGTCGTCACTCCCGGCCGGCCCGACTTCAACCTGATGGACGCCGCCTCCACGCTCCGCACGCTGGAGCAGGTCAAGCCGACCACCGTCGTCCACTCCGCGGCGTACTACGGCGGCCTGGGGATCTGCGTCGCCGAGCCGATCCAGATCTTCCAGCGCAACGTCGTGATGGGCGTGAACCTGCTCGACGCCGCCTCCAAGGTCGGCGTGAAGAAGTTCATGACCATCGGCTCCGCCTGCGCCTACGCCGGTGCCGTCAACGGCGACATGAAAGAGTCCGACTCCTGGTCGGGCGCCCTCCACCCCTCGGTCGAGCCCTACGGCTTCACCAAGAAGGTGATGGAAGTCGGCATGCGGGCCTACCAGAAGGGCTGCGGGATGGTCGGCCAGATGCCGATCGTCACCAACCTCTACGGCGAGCACGACGTCTTCGGCGAGTACCGTTCCCACGTCGCCGCCGCCCTCATCAAGAAGTTCGCCGACGCCGTCATCGAGAAGAAGAAGGAAGTCGTCTGCTGGGGTACCGGCGCTCCGGTCCGCGAGTTCATCTACGTGGGCGACGCCGCCGAAGGGACCGCCCGGCTGCTGGACAGCGGCTACACCGAGCCCCTCAACATGGGGACCGGCGTCGGCACCACGATCAAGGAGCTCTCCGAGATCGTCGCCCGCCTGACCCGCTTCGAAGGCGAGATCGTCTGGGACAAGACCAAGCCCGACGGCGTCATGCGCAAGGTGCTGGACGTCTCCAAGATGGAATCCGTCCTCAACTGGCGTCCTCCCACCAGCCTCGAAGCCGGCCTCGCCAAGACCATCAAGTGGTACATGGCCAACAAGGCCGAAGCCGACGCCCGCAACTGA